One window of Psychrobacillus sp. FSL H8-0483 genomic DNA carries:
- a CDS encoding BglII/BstYI family type II restriction endonuclease gives MKLAACYSHRYGEEEWARRDLLDWIKSICEESSIDGSMSKVVTKHFRDQLTAKGWSDPVRISVDSNVTIFSLYSDLAFQVQTGNVSRYAYDLLKLQYLYQAGKINAVGFALPSKEAAKKMNDNVANAERAWKELCIFDRIITVPILILAFE, from the coding sequence ATGAAGTTAGCGGCTTGTTATTCTCACAGATACGGGGAAGAAGAATGGGCTAGACGGGATTTACTTGATTGGATCAAATCTATTTGTGAAGAATCAAGCATTGATGGATCTATGTCAAAGGTAGTAACAAAGCATTTTCGGGATCAATTAACTGCCAAAGGTTGGTCTGATCCAGTAAGAATTTCAGTAGATAGTAATGTAACTATCTTTTCTTTATATTCTGATTTGGCCTTTCAAGTTCAAACAGGAAATGTTAGTAGGTATGCATATGATTTACTAAAGCTACAGTATTTATATCAAGCAGGAAAAATAAATGCAGTAGGGTTTGCATTACCCTCTAAAGAAGCAGCAAAAAAAATGAACGATAACGTTGCAAATGCAGAAAGAGCATGGAAAGAACTATGTATTTTTGACAGAATTATTACAGTACCAATATTAATTTTAGCATTTGAATAG